AGCCCAGTAGGGATTTGCCAATCTAGCTGCAGTAATGGCCAACAACTATGGAAAACTTAAGCCTTGCCTGGCACCTGGCAGGTGACTTTGGCACTCACCTTGCTCTGCAGAAACTTAAAGCACTGCTGATTTAACACCTCCACAAACTCAGACTCGAAGTCCTGGTCGCTGTACCAGGCCCCTCCAGTGACGGAGCGGTCGGGCTGCAGGTTGTACAGCATGTAGACTTTCTTCTTGGATGCCTGGGGGAGGGAAAGGTTCAGCTCTCAACAACATTTCCCTTCCTTATGAAGGAAGGGACATATAAGCAGATAATCTGCAAAAGAATCTTATTACTCTTATTGTTTGACTCTCAGAGATAAAAGAGAAGATCAACCCATTTCGATTCCTAATCATTTTATAACAGACCAGATGAAGCCAGCATCTGTCACATGAACACAAAAAAGCTACTGCTTTGCTGTGCCCAACTTCTCTACCCCCACCTGCTTTAGCAGACCCAGTGAGAACCAGGTAACTGCAGACAGACAGCAAGAAGCTGACCTGTGGACCTCAGCTGATCTCTTGCACCTCAAACCTGAACACTGAAAGGCAGAGTCAAACACTGGTGCACAGTCAAATAGAAAACTCATTTTGCCTCCAGCTTTCTCTGCCCCCAGGCCCCTGTTAAGAGCATTCAAACCACACAGCAGATGTttgaaattgtttaaaaatgtcacaaaataCTCACTGCCACAGATTTAACTGCTTTGATTAATTTCTTGCTTTCCAAGTTTTTCAGTATCTTGTTGATCTCTGTTAAAGGCAGATTGCTTTTGTACCTAATGTCCCTGCTCCAAATACCTGTTCAAAAACAGAGAattgaacagaaataaatagaagaaaCCATTTGTTTCCATGCATACCAACCAAAAGTCACACCAGAACACTGCTTGGGTTGCTtgcctgccactcccagcaaaAGGGAAGGAATGGACAGAAGGGATTGGGGGAAAGCAAGCAGGTATGGGGCATTAGATTTTGTATTTGTATTGCCTGGGCAAGCATTTGTGACTTTGGACAGGAATGGTCCCATAAGCAAACAGAGTTAGTACCATTCACAATGATAATTTAAGTACCTTTGTTGCCTGCATCCTCTATGATTTGGTAAACCAGCTTCTCTTGATTGTCAGAACCTTTCATTTTACTGTCAAAACAAGACAGACAAcaggatatttttaaaaggtccAAAATTTGAAAGAAGTtagatttcttttaaacaagAATTGAAGTTCTATTTGTTTTAAACAAGAATTGTGTTCCCAACACACCTCCCCAGCAGACACAGGCTTACCTTGCATTTTGGGAATCTTTGATCCTGTACAGGAGACCTGCACTGCTCCTTAGAAGGTCCAGCTGCCCCTACGAGAGATGGGCACAATGCATTATTTACTTCCTTTCAAACTGCTTGTTTCAGAAGGTGTTTTAGAAGAATATTCtgaaattctaaaataaaaacctggTTTCATGTCAACTAAattgagaaaaatcaaaactaaCATTTCTAACTGGAAACAATGACAGCCTtgagggtgtttttttcccctgacaaATTTCCACTTATCATCAGCTGtcagaaataacaaataaataaataaataagttataaataaataaataagttataaataaataaataagttcCTGACCCTTTCCACAACATCTACACAATTCCTATTATTTCTCCTGACTTTGCCATGGCTGACAAGGGACATCCAGTTCTGGTACACTTTGCTCTCAGTTCCCACCAAAGCACTCATTTGCACAGAAACCCAGAAATCACAGTGGAGCTCTGGAACAATTCCAAGTTCCAGCaacaaaattctgctttttactAAGTGGCCATCACTGGAAAGCTGCCAAATCTGATGGGCAGTGATTCTTAGAAGCAAATTACTGGCAAAGAGATTGTTCTGCTGTGCATGCTTGTGGCCAGGCAAAGTccttatttcttattttgaagAGGAAAGCAACTGGACAAGcctaattaattaatattcaCTCTCATTGCCAGCTGATCCTTTCCTGCAGTTACAGCCTTGATTCTTACAGATTTGGCAGGTTCCTGTGTGCCTTCAGAGCAATCCACAAGCTTGGGATTTCATGGGGGGTTCAGAGAACACCCCCACCTATGAGAAAAGGGCTCACATCCCTCCTTTTCTCTACAGCTAATTAACTCTCCATCCCTAATGAGCCTTGTGGTTAGGAATGTgctgaggaggatgaggaaggtggGCTGTCCCTACCATGGAGAGCAGCCTGTTGATggccacagctctctgctgggcTTCCATGTGAGGCATGTCATTCTGGATCACCTGGTCCGTGATGCCATGGGGGAACTGGTGGCACAGCTCAAGgatcctgcaggaggagagaaGCAACTTTAAAACTCGTGTTCTGCTCCATCCAAACAGCACTGGAGTCAGGATGGGAGAGAGCGACAGGGGCAACTCGGGGGAAAAGTACCCATCAATTGCTTCTTCAGCTCGGCACCTGTGCaccattttcctttccaagaCCAGAAAAACTCTGGGACAGCCGAAAGTGACCTGACCCAACCCTCAGTGCCCTCTAAGCACGAAACGCTCAGtgtgcccaaccaccctctccTTCAGCATCATTTTCCTCATTAACACTCGTGCGTCGAACCACCTCCCTCAGGCCTTGAACGACGCGACCCCGCCACGCCTGCTGCCCTCGGCCCCAGAACCCTTCGTGGCCTCCACACAGCCACCCCATGCCCGCCTGCGGGCGTCCGCAGCACCTGCTCTCGATGTCCATGGGATCCGGCACCTCGGGCTTCACCTTCACCTCCGCCATGGCGCGGCTGGCCCCGGCGCGGGGAGATGACGTCAGAAATGCGCGACGGAGAGGGCGGGCGGTGTCGGTTGCCTGGCAACGGCCAATGTGGGGCGGGAGCGGCGTCCTTGGAAACGGAACGGGATCCAGAGGGATTGACCGGGATCGAGCGGGATCCAGAGGGTGAGCAGGAGCCGGACAGCCGcgatggagcagggcagggtgtgggggTCGCGCCCTGGAAAGGGCTGAGGTGCCGGTAGGGCCGTTCCCGTTCCAGGGATGCGATCCCAAAAGGCCGGAGGGAGCCTATGGAGTGTtagttgttgggttttttgggtttggattgaaagcacttgagacagtaatttGTGTTCGGattcaggtgtttattatttcttatcagtaaaagTCTCATTACGGTGAGTTTGGCAGCTTTTTATTAGAAGGCACAAAGTGGCCAATTATTGTAGTGGTGATAACAGGGGTcccagagagaagagatgaggatctgactccatgtttagcaggctggtttattattttattatatatattatattaaaactatactaaaggatttcatcagaaggctagcaaggaaagggaaagaatagaatgaataacaaaatcCTGTGACTGACGAGAGAGAGACActgctggactgtgattggccattaattaaaaacaaccacatgagaccaatcacagatgcacctgttgcattccacagcagcagataattattgtttagattttgttcctgaagcctctcagcttctcaggagaaaaaatcctaaggaaagttTGTCACAGGCatgtttcatgaaaaatcctatCTGTTGTTACAAGATCTTTTAAGAAtaactatccaattaagagctgacacctagattattttccttcttaacCTAATAACTTGTTATAAATGAATACTCCAATTAATAATTAaggaaatttattaaattatcaAATATAAATTTGGAAAAAGCCACAAGCGAGTTGACTCTGAGCCAGGCGATCAGTGTTGAGGAGACTCAGGATTTGGTCTCTATTGCACCAAAGTCCCTGTGAGTCTCTGAAATGTCATTTCAAAGAGATCTGTTTTATACAGTCCTTTGGGCTCTGGTAGGGGGCTCTTCTATAGCATATTTTAACATATTATTGTAGTTTAtcttttttgctgctgtgtttcctgGAAGCAGTGGATAATTCCTGGAATCCTGTCAGGTGAAAACTTCCTGGCATGAACTTCTGATGATGCCCACCAAATGCCTTCTGCTGGGGTCTTGtcagacaaaaaaatcccttgaaatgtacatctttgaaATATTCCTGGCGACAGTGTCCTCCTGGTGTTTGAATCTCCCATTCCTTATTTGTCCGACACTGGCTTGGTACACAAGATGctgtgattttaatttcctttagcACAAATTATTGTATAACATAAATCACATAACTGATCTTAAAGAGCCCACAATGTGGACTTTTttgcccaattacaaaatgccacccaaacccatgaagaagaagaaggaagaagaaacatgaagaagaaacccaggatcacatcctgtgccctccatcttgcttccatccacaacatactaaaaatcccaaaacctaaatttctcacacAAGTGATACACccacactgctctctataatctatttcacacttttgtggattctggtctattctggagtttaggaaactttctccatgaatgagggtcaaagtcagtgctctcctgggggtcagggcaccccagagcagacagaggaaTATTCCCTGTGCACTGGGTTTCCCCAGGAGCCCGCTGTAGCTTTGGGATGCCAAGAGCTGCTGGGAACATCAGGGAAAGGCTGAACGCCCCCTCGGGTCAGGGACAGAGCTGATCCGCCCATGGTTGGTGGGTGGGGTCAGAGGATGGAccaggctgggctcagtggTGCCCAAAAATGGGGCAGGAGGTAACAGAGAGAATCTGGGGCACGGGAAGTTCCAGGCTTCCAGGGGAAAAGTTCACCCTCAGCCTGTAAATGAGCACTGGGACAGATTGCCCTGAGAGGGTAGGGAGTGTCCCTGGGACACTGGAGGGTTGGTGACAGAACCAAATCCTTGTAGCCCAGACGTGTTTCCTGGCCCTGAGCATCAATTCCCAAGATCTGGAGTGTATATTATATCTTTGTTTTGTAAAATGTCATCATATCCAAATGCATTTTTGCATTCTTGAATGACATGATGTGATAATGACTCTGTACATCAGGATAAATCAGGTTTGGCACCTGTTTCACGGATATATTCTGAATTCACATGATAACTGGCATAAGCTTAAGAAATAGCTggttttctttagtattttcCACTTATTCAGGTGGCCATAGTGGGATGAGGCTGGTTTCACATCTGACATGGTCAGGGTGGAGATTCCTGTCCCTTACTCCTTCCATGTGTCACTGACATGAGGTGCTGCAGCTGTTCTAGCTCAAACACACACAGTCACAGTCACAGCATGGTTTAAAGAATCCAGTGTTCTCTCTTCAAGAGAAACAAAGACAAGAAGTCATGCTGAAAGACTGTATTTCTCAGTGCATTCTTCTTTTTAGGAAAATGATTgcctttttacttttctgttttaaagatcACTGCTGGAAAAAATGACAGCTGGCTCTGTCTCAGCTCCTCAGATCTTCCCACTTCGAATCCCACCTCCTGGGAAAGCTCAGCGGGAAATAGACACAAATACTCTCATAGAAATAAAATCAGGTATGAACAAGGTTTTAACCCCACCTCAAACCTGTACTTATGTGtccatttgaaatatttggcCTTTATacttttttcacatttaatCATGATTTTTGGAGTGTGCATTTAAGGAACTTATAAAATTGACCAGCAGATTTGATGCACCAAATATACTTGCATGTAATTTTATGCATCCAAACAATATTACTGACATAAAAGTTATATGTGTTAGCAGTCTTAATTGCTTCCAAGGCCAAACTTTTAAGCTGTTGCATTTGGCTTTGACTACAAAAACGGTTCCTGAAAGAATCATGTACCAGGCTCACTCCCAACAATTGTCATTACAATTTTTGAATTGTCACCTTTTGCTGTGGCAGAAAATACCCTTTCTTTCATTGGAATGGACAAGCTGCTGCAATGTTTGCAAGCAAAATCATTTCACAGACACTTTGCTGTCAGAAATATTGCTTACAATGAAATTGCTTTTGTTGGGTAACTGATATTTCATGGGAGAAACAGTTTTGATCCCAAACATCCAGTCACTTATGGACctgtttatttcctttatgTGAGAAAAATCAAGAACAGTACTTTGTTTTCCCAAGGTTCCCACAGTAtgaggaattaatttttctgtttctttcagatACACCTGAGGCCTCTATTTATTACACTTTAGATGGAAGTAAACCAGAAGTCAGTAGGAAACCTGGCTATGGGCCTTATAACACCTTGGAGTATAAGGGTCCTATCATGTTACCAGAGGGGAGAATAATGGTCAAAGCCCTGGCAGTTACAAAGTGAGTATCCTGTTTCGGTTTATTTTAGTTCTGTTTTAGCAAGGGACTGTGTTGTTTAAGCACTCCATACCCTGCAGGTGAGAGATGAGCCTTTCCCCAGGCACTTTGCAATCTAAATGATCCTCATGAATAGCACTGACTTGGCTTTCTCAGGATAATTTTTATCCATTAGAATGGATATCCATGTTTTGTGTGGCTGGATAATCTCTTGGGTGTTATCTCCTGGACTCTGGGTGTCCACTGATGTCAGAGGCTGTGGGTGAGGAGCTGATGTACTGTCCTGAGAGCTCCTCCTTTGGAGTGTGACCATCAGAAACACCAGAGAAACCAGgctggtgtttttggggtcatCCAGTGGTTCTGTGGATTATTAGAAGCTGGTCTTCCCAGGAATTTGCTTCATTTCTCCCAAGGGATCACAGAATGCTGAACCTCACAGCTTAAGTACAATGTTGGGTGAAGCAAAAATACAATACAttgaaagaaaactgaattttgctgCACAGCCAGTGAGTTTGTCCAAACTAACTTCATGCTTAGAGAGAGGACACATCAATTCTCTGTCTGTACTGTGTTACATTATCTTTTATTTCCAAGGGAGCAGGAACTTCCACTCCACTTGGAgatttgtgtttgctgttcCCTGttagcagcacctgcagccaaCCTGTGCTTGTGTCTGCATGTGTCTGCACTGCAAtacaacaaaattatttaacaCACAAAACCTAGGCctagatttattttcttgccaTCACTGCCTGGATTAACACTTGTTTCCAGACTGTTTATACTAAGACATTTTCAGAGATTCACGATAATAACAATAAATCATGCAAGACTGGTTTGGACATTTACAGCAATTTCAATCCACTGCTGTAATTTAATAGGCATTAAAGAATGGCAGTGGTTTTATCAAATAAATATTGCTCAGGATCCTACTGCAATGATGACTGGCAAGGTTGGAGGGGATGTTCCACCTAATAAACCACATCCATGAGAGATTTTCTTGTTGCAGCACACAGGTCTGTGGCAGGTTCTTAGCTTTGTGAATATTGATTTTCAGGGACTACAGGGAGAGTTCAATTGTGACAAAGATGTTTGTGGTAGAGTACCAGCAACCAAACTTCCTTTTCCCTGTTGAAGATGATGACAAGAATTTCCTTAAAGATATGGCCCCATTGGTAAGTTTTGGAAATTGTAACCGCTTGTGTGAgtataaaatgttttatatatGATATTATTTAGATATTAAGCTCTGACTGCCAGTTTTATTCACatatcttattttctctttttgcccATCTTTGCTGATTTGATCCTTTttgtaatattaaaattaagcttttaaaatacttgcaTTGAAAATAAATACCTTAAGGAtgtacttttaaatttttaacaaCTATAGCAGGAGAGGATTAGAGCAAAAGCAAAAGTTTTGTTTGAAATTCAAATGGAATTACATTTTAGAATAAGGAAGGTGGAACATTTACTACAAAACCTAAGAAGAATAGACTGAATGTGGAAATCAAGCCTGCCTGGGATGAAACATCCCAAGACCTTCAAGGTACAGTATCACTTCATAAAACTGAGATAGCAGAAAATAGCATAGAGTTTTCCTCTTGTATAACTTGTAAAATGTGGGTAATTTCAAAACCCTCTCAGAAGACAGAACATTCTCTGGAAATTCCAGTTTGGATTGCTCAACACTGCAAATAGAGAACAAAATTTACCTTCCATACATTTCACATGACTTcttaaaacatattaaaatgtCATTCATTTCTCAGCAACACAACAAGGCCCTGTCTGTACTTCCCTTTGTGCAGAAGATGCTGTTAAATTGATGGGATTGCAAATCCTTTACAGAATGTTACTGATGTTTGCTTGCAGTAAGATTCCAAAATAAATACACTGAACAGAAATGAAGACTTCACCCAGATTTTCTCTGCAGATAAAGTCTCTTATTCCATGGCAACAGCAATGGGACTGTTTTAGAGCCAGTAATTGTATTAATGTTTACTCATTAATTTACTCTTAggagctgggttttttttagcatgcaggaaggaagaaaactgtaaataaattaaaacacataAGTCAGCTCAGTCAGAGAGGTGTGGGGTTTCTTCTAGTTTCATTTCCTGTAATTCCATGCAGCTTATTTGAACCCAAAATGTGGAGGCCAAATATGTTTTTACTTATGCTAAAGTAGAGTATGTAACATTCCTGTTCAGATATATATTAACTGAAGCATGAAGTGGGTGACAGTGGAATAACAGGATTGTCATTTTAATCTTGGAAACAGACAGAAAGCCTTCTCACAGATCCCCTCAAGGGCCTCAGCTCCTTGCCAGTGGTTTGGGagccacagagcacagagaggaatCCACCTCAGCACAGCAAATGGAGTCACTGCAGGTGAGCAAAGGGGTAAGCTGAAGAAAACTTTGCAAGATTGTCATCAGGACAGAggtctaaaaaaaaaaggaggtgaaGATTTGTGATCTCTCTCAGCTATTAATGCCTTTGCCTGGATTCTACAGTCCTGATTTAAATGGAATGGTAATGATGCACTAGAACAGGAATGCCCAAAGCAGGACACAGTTGTCAGCATGGATAAAACCAGGCAAAGGAAATCAATACTGACTGCATTCCTACTAATTCTTTTCTAATAAATTCCTGAATCTGCAGTTGGCAAATATTTACTGCTGTTTGTTGGCAAGTTAATATTTAAAACTCAATATTCAGTAATGCTGTGGTGGAAGTACATATAGCAAggcattgatttatttttagtggAAGAAGCCATGGGTTCTTAATTCAGCTAAGGGGGAATCAAGAATGGTAGATACTCTTCAAAGCCCTGCACTTCAGTGCAGTTTATTTCAAATTGCATCACTAGCTGATTTTTCTATCTTTCCATgcattttgcaaatatttctttacTAAAGCATAAAGAATTGCCTCTATTTCAGTTTGCAAGTTCCTCTACAGTGACTGTCCAGAAAAGTTTAGTGAGCACACACATGTCAAGGATCCAGAGTGAAACAGATTTCCTTAAGTAAGTGGCTTCTCCTTTCAACATACTTGTCCTTTGGAAAATATCTCATCCTTCTGCAACCAAGCTGATAATCCTGTGGGCTTCTATAAAAATAAGGAAGGCAAAGACAGACATTGGGTCATAGCTGCAGAGCATCATCTAGATAGGACTTTGAAAGTTCTGTTTCTTAAATGTAGTTTTCAACTGTCAGTTATCAGCTGTCTTATcatcccttaaaaaaaaaaaaactcctaaCACCCATAGGATCAGAGAATAAACTGTCTTTTCAAATTATAGTACGCCCTCAGTGCTGTAGGTGAGCGCTGCTCACTGGAGTAGTCTCACAGAACATTAATGCTTATCAGGATTGAAAAAGTTCTGTGATCTACATCAGTGGTTCCCCGTGGTGCAGCAGTGAGGCCTGACACAGACTGCCTGTCAGGACACCTGCTTACCTCCAATCATGAGGAGCAAAGTATGAAACTCCATAGTAGCCAGactgtcagaacccaggacatccctctggctgttcTGGATGGCTCCTGAAtggcccctgccagggggctcagagaccttggcacagagcccaagacccctgtgcctttgattttgacctatggaaaaaattaccaaccttatatgaggatttacaagccacaaaattttaagtagaatgatagttagtttgtcacagggtgaaaagtagaattttggggttttttaaatgggGGCTCggggtcccaagatggaggaatttggttGTGCCttgtccttttttctcctttttcctagccttcatcttctgggtgatggtggcacctttggattggtctaacataggtgataggtattgggaaattattgtaaataatgtacacacagtttttagtataaaaagataacaccaccctgaAGGTGGTCAGTGTGCCACTGACTGACCTGCTGAATGGACCTCAGCAGGCCAGGGAAAGAATATTATACATAACagcaaataaacaaccttgaaaaccagaacagaagaatcctgactccttcttcagctgctgggctgggaaaagagactctGACACATCTTGGGGTCATCATAACCACAGAGACCCCCAAGACCAGACAGCTTTCTACCTTGCAAAGCTGTTTGGAGTTCAGAACTCCATATCATGGATGTTAGGGCATGGTGTGGTGTTCCACCACAACTCAGAAATCAGAGGCCTAAGTCCTGCCATAGCCAATTGCAGATTATTCATTATTATGCAGCAGTGCAATACTAAACCCAGCTCAGCcagtttgctttattttcagatGTGCACATTGTTCTGCCCCTCGCCTGTCTGAGCCCTTGGCTCACTTCTGCCAGAAATGTGGATCTCCTGTCCCCCCTGTGCCATTCCAGCGCTTCCCAGTCCCCGAAGGAACACAGGTCAGCAAAACATCCCAGCAATGCACACATCATCCTTGCAAACATGACAGCAATGCACACATCATCCTTGCAAACATTACAGCAGTCCACACATCATTATCCTTGCAAAgaacagcagcctctgcaagcTACACAGTCAGTGCTGGCAAACCTGTTACCTACTCACACTTTCATTTCAAAGTTCTGCTCTAATTGCTTTGTTCTGCTCAACACCTTTAGCACTGGACCCCATGAAATTCTACAACAATGGGTGAAATTGATTTTTTCAAGGGCCAAGTATTCtaataaggaaaacaaagaaaaagtaaGTTATTTGCCTATGTCAGGAAACACTACCAGACCTGAAACTTCAAATGGTGACATGTGTGAGCATATGCACCAAGTTTTTGGAGTGGTGTGTGTAACTGTCTTCCC
Above is a genomic segment from Zonotrichia leucophrys gambelii isolate GWCS_2022_RI chromosome 3, RI_Zleu_2.0, whole genome shotgun sequence containing:
- the POLR3F gene encoding DNA-directed RNA polymerase III subunit RPC6; translation: MAEVKVKPEVPDPMDIESRILELCHQFPHGITDQVIQNDMPHMEAQQRAVAINRLLSMGQLDLLRSSAGLLYRIKDSQNASKMKGSDNQEKLVYQIIEDAGNKGIWSRDIRYKSNLPLTEINKILKNLESKKLIKAVKSVAASKKKVYMLYNLQPDRSVTGGAWYSDQDFESEFVEVLNQQCFKFLQSKAEAARDSKQNPMIQRNSSFASSHEVWKYICELGISKVELSMEDIETILNTLIYDGKVEMTIIAAKEGTVGSVDGQMRLYRAVSPLIQPTGLVRTPCGLCPVFDDCHEGGEISPSNCIYMTEWLEF